The sequence below is a genomic window from Curtobacterium sp. MCPF17_002.
GCCGATGGAGTTGACGATCCGCTTGGCGAAGACGCCGAACAGCAGGATCATCGGGAGCGCCGCCACCAGGGTCGCGGCCATCAGGCCCGCCCAGTCGGTGCCGGACTGCGGGGTCTGCGACTTGAAGACGCCGAGTGCGACGGTCAGCACGCGCGAGCTGTCGGTGTACGACACCATGAGCGGCCAGAAGTAGTCGTTCCAGCTCGTGATGTAGGTCAGCACGGCGAGCGTGGCGATCGGGGCCGCCGCCATCGGGATGACGAGGCGGAAGAACACCCGGATCTTGCCGGCGCCGTCGATGAGTGCGGCTTCCTCGACCTCCTTCGAGATGCCGAGGAAGAACTGCCGGAGGAAGAACACCGCGAACGGCGTCATGAACATCGTCGGCAGGGCGATCCCGAGCAGGTTGTCGACGAGTCCGAGCTCCTTGATGAGCGCGAAGTTCGGCAGCAGCGTGAAGATCGCGGGGACCATGAGCCCGGCGAGGAACACCGCGAAGACCTTGTCGCGTCCGGGCCAGCGCAGCCGGGCGAACGCGTAGGCGGCTGCGGCGGAGAAGAACACCTGGCCGACGGTGACGAGGGTGGAGACGATGATCGAGTTGCCGAGGTACCGCCAGAAGTTCAGCGCAGCGCCGGAGCCGCCCTGCTCGAGGGCCTCCTTCGTGGACTGCAGCCCGAAGACCCGCTCGAAGCCGCCCAGGCTGAAGCCGACGGGCAGCAGCGAGGTCGGGTCGGAGTTGATCGCGCCGTTCGAGGACAGGGCGGTGCGGAGGATCCAGTAGAACGGGAACAGGGT
It includes:
- a CDS encoding carbohydrate ABC transporter permease; this translates as MTTTLTRSVTTKRQPRPGAGHRRRPSVGRVLAWVAMIAVIVITLFPFYWILRTALSSNGAINSDPTSLLPVGFSLGGFERVFGLQSTKEALEQGGSGAALNFWRYLGNSIIVSTLVTVGQVFFSAAAAYAFARLRWPGRDKVFAVFLAGLMVPAIFTLLPNFALIKELGLVDNLLGIALPTMFMTPFAVFFLRQFFLGISKEVEEAALIDGAGKIRVFFRLVIPMAAAPIATLAVLTYITSWNDYFWPLMVSYTDSSRVLTVALGVFKSQTPQSGTDWAGLMAATLVAALPMILLFGVFAKRIVNSIGFSGIK